In a single window of the Drosophila albomicans strain 15112-1751.03 chromosome 3, ASM965048v2, whole genome shotgun sequence genome:
- the LOC117571394 gene encoding CCR4-NOT transcription complex subunit 1 isoform X2, translated as MNVENQLKTPLTQIRNLVKHVNKRNFNESSEQIKQFIQDYGLEADRSCLRYLFTVLNLNDSAPNVAAQLQAKLLGAHLQRQLQSSSFVTNICIAFDHHFAKQKSLKPLALAELIGQVAKLTGINKLCECIFALAVTHSTHPELRQCARDSLRHLLPELLDSYLGHNAAAASGLHEISFDLLQYLLCCLNEYVSPQLESQFLDKLREEFPREAVPLVLAPLLYRSATTSHTTSTTTSTTASSSSKSNETDAEEETPNTNTANTGSSWSSSNADNLNEVGIEDIYDHLSEIIFSKQGKNNIMDTSWINLILEIGYEFTSSVEECKNHLCCGGASRELQPKDVAKIVGLMCRRHSSLLDCNVNLPTPANFWPGQGQQQGGGGGGSGSGSQSTQQNSNNNNNDGGSESGSSASDKKDKKETTDATQTWKPDVFVQALKELVPQLNWKDVCMEFDHPEFILKDRIGLDLLLTILRLATQSNLFPQPECIYRHWANTEGQLSLITTMLKNPDLFSFADYVFSQPTLDVLKTPPDADNKEIAAWKSLHLVEVLLSIADKGYFSQVHELFKFPAQNCPDVLFLALLHINPPITPLRQDLFNQLIPTFLGNHPNSNVILGSAWSSTNFQLRNSIMNAMSEWYLRGSEYDQVKLSRILDLAQDLKALSSLLNARSFLFIIDLACLASRREYLKLEKWLSDKIREHGEPFIQAMIKVLQRRCPQVTNAKLPEDQLPPKQAQLLPETVTTMISCLQACINTCMQSEMVEIIMQMVANVAIMANKARAAQQQQQQQQQQQQQQQQAGGPQGLVPPPPNIMRGHRGMDLPGGGIVPGAVPPPPQPQQPFSANLNAQQMFGPGGMDPLTNMSNNLAGLNLGGPNGAFNFGGMLTSPSRLMNPGANPYPPIPIQIPAPPPPNVGNLGRMLPTGPQPTPTTPNPSSGMADLQMPVSKEVEDEANSYFQRIYNHQPNPTLSIDEVLDILQRFKESSNRREQEVFLCMLRNLFEEYRFFAHYPEKELQITAQLFGGIIDRNLVPTFVALGLSLRCVLDALRKPEGSKLYYFGVTALDRFKTRLHTYNKYCEHIRSIPHFTDFPQHLIQYVEYGMHGQEPPQQKLIGLSNTIPSALGQGAADPLYRANSMPGNMPAASNVLKPPVVVSHATRMKSIANATNIDTLLVANQEEKVTVPPEPVQDKTAFIFNNLSQLNIPQKCEEIKEIMTKEYWPWLAQYLVLKRASMEFNFHTLYYNFLDALKNSEINRFVTKETLRNIKVLLRSDKGVINFSDRSLLKNLGHWLGMMTLGRNRPILQIDLDLKSLLAEAYHKGQQELLFVVPFVAKILESSAKSRIFKSPNPWTMGIMYVLGELHQEPDLKLNLKFEIEVLCKTLNLELDKLKPVIYLKDPTRALLIEQQMSQPKPKAVEAPPQQQQQQQQPPPQQQQQQPPPPPPSAEVDPQAMMMNNSNAPGSVSSPNLPTDPSQVVLPPPEPRYSYVEVNVTNFQLIAQQLVLPANIPFLHANPGIKHIVVNAIERTITDWLQPVVDRSIRIACATTEQIIRKDFALDADENRMRTAAHQMVRNLAAGMAMITGKDEIARAISQNLHKAFISALTGVSSMSDIQAASVQLANENVELVCAFIQKTSAEKSALEIDRRLSTDFETRKIAREEGSRFVDAQILSYQQERLPEPVRLKVGPAPPTLYAVYSEFARSIPGFQQMSDRDIALFVPKPQDLQPPNVFANDESSMVYAEVASKMEAFMNAAMNVPTLQLQASKIAMLLNALMNTRRLRDQESAFNLLTRAVEGLTEGLINVQDHMEQMKLYRDIHLRILSLLHNSFGAPNTERAVTKCFFDIREDVRYNVEAARALITSHFVNLNQFDGMLRDCMDNGNNYVAFSFGIALIERLIMEDRAINIVSDNEFMATVELLGRLTQHRHRYPECIVNAIETLWSGNLNTSDYGPFNPGERYLAGTSHYIHSGMHHVRSCDTDDPPGLQEKTEFLLKDWVALYTQQNQQTTRDARHFGAFVQKMNTYGILKTDDLITRFFRQATHICTDVVYRMFAEPSLPINQAKNKIFQWIDAFVHLIAMLVRHSGEAGNPTTKINLLNKVLGIVLGTLLKDHEMRGVGFQQVGYHRFFMMLFMELCSADVNLESLMHSIVSAFAYTYHLLNPSVAPGFCFAWLELISHRVFLGRILVQIPGQKGWPLYAQLLQDLFKYLAPFLRNTELGKPVQLLYKGTLRVLLVLLHDFPEFLCDYHFGFCDTIPPNCVQMRNIILSAFPRNMRLPDPFTPNLKVDMLSDSSNAPKVCSSYIMNIQPPNFKKDLDSYLKARAPVTFLSELRGHLQVTSEPGTRYNMTLMNALVMYVGTQAIALIRNKNFVPNTSNIAHSAHMDIFQNLAVDLDTEGRYLFLNAIANQLRYPNSHTHYFSCAVLHLFAEANSEAIQEQITRVLLERLIVNRPHPWGLLITFIELIKNPIYKFWDHDFVHCAPEITKLFESVARSCLAKSNVTQQLNMAVDGENQEVVNIN; from the exons ATGAACGTAGAGAACCAATTGAAGACACCGCTAACGCAGATTCGTAATTTGGTCAAACACGTGAACAAACGAAATTTTAATGAGAGCAGCGAACAAATAAAGCAG TTCATCCAAGATTACGGCCTCGAAGCGGATCGCAGCTGTCTCCGCTATCTGTTCACGGTACTCAACTTGAACGATTCGGCTCCAAACGTCGCTGCCCAGCTGCAGGCGAAGCTGCTTGGAGCCCACTTGCAGCGTCAACTGCAGAGTTCATCGTTTGTGACCAACATTTGCATAGCCTTCGATCATCACTTTGCCAAACAAAAG AGTCTGAAGCCGCTTGCTCTTGCCGAGCTCATTGGACAGGTTGCCAAGCTCACTGGCATAAACAAACTCTGCGAGTGTATCTTTGCGCTAGCGGTCACCCATAGCACACATCCGGAACTTCGTCAGTGTGCTCGGGACAGTCTACGGCATCTGCTGCCCGAGTTGCTCGATTCGTATTTGGGTCACAACGCGGCTGCAGCGAGTGGATTGCACGAGATCTCGTTTGACCTGCTGCAGTATTTGCTGTGCTGTTTGAACGAATACGTTTCACCGCAGTTGGAATCGCAGTTTCTGGACAAACTGCGCGAGGAGTTTCCACGTGAGGCGGTGCCATTGGTTTTAGCGCCGCTTTTGTATCGCAGTGCAACAACGTCGCACACAACCAGCAcaacaacgtcgacgacgGCCTCGTCGAGCTCCAAGTCCAACGAAACTGATGCTGAGGAGGAGACGCCGAACACGAATACGGCGAACACCGGCAGCAGTTGGAGCAGCTCCAATGCAGATAATCTGAATGAAGTTGGCATTGAGGATATCTATGACCACTTATCCGagataatattttcaaaacag ggcaaaaataatattatggACACATCTTGGATTAATTTAATCCTTGAAATCGGTTATGAATTTACATCGAGCGTTGAAGAGTGCAAAAATCATTTGTGTTGCGGCGGTGCCTCTCGCGAGTTGCAGCCCAAAGATGTTGCCAAAATTGTGGGTCTCATGTGCCGACGTCACTCGTCGTTGCTCGACTGCAATGTAAATCTACCGACACCAGCCAACTTTTGGCCTGGACAGGGACAACAGCAAGGTGGAGGAGGCGGCGGCTCTGGCTCTGGTTCCCAGTCCACCCAACAGAActccaacaataacaacaatgatgGCGGAAGCGAATCTGGCAGCTCGGCCAGTGACAAAAAGGACAAGAAGGAGACGACAGATGCAACACAAACATGGAAGCCGGATGTCTTTGTGCAAGCGCTCAAGGAGCTGGTGCCACAACTCAACTGGAAGGATGTGTGCATGG AGTTCGATCATCCCGAATTTATCTTAAAGGATCGCATTGGCCTAGACCTGCTGCTAACCATCTTAAGGCTGGCCACCCAATCGAATCTGTTTCCTCAACCGGAATGCATTTATCGCCACTGGGCGAACACAGAGGGTCAGCTGTCGCTGATTACGACAATGCTGAAGAATCCCGATCTGTTCTCCTTTGCCGACTACGTCTTCAGTCAGCCTACGTTGGATGTGCTAAAGACGCCACCCGATGCGGATAACAAGGAGATTGCCGCATGGAAATCACTGCATTTGGTTGAAGTGCTGCTCTCCATAGCGGACAAGGGATACTTTAGTCAAGTGCACGAACTGTTCAAATTTCCAGCGCAAAATTGTCCCGATGTGCTATTCCTGGCATTGTTGCACATTAATCCGCCAATCACGCCATTGCGACAGGATCTATTCAATCAGTTGATACCCACGTTCCTGGGCAATCATCCTAATTCGAATGTGATTTTGGGCAGTGCCTGGAGCTCAACAAACTTTCAGTTGCGCAACAGCATCATGAACGCCATGTCAGAGTGGTATTTGCGTGGCAGTGAATACGATCAGGTGAAACTGTCGCGCATCTTGGATCTGGCCCAGGATTTGAAGGCGCTGTCGTCACTGCTTAATGCACGCTCATTTCTGTTCATCATTGATTTGGCCTGTTTGGCCTCGCGTCGCGAATACTTGAAGTTGGAGAAGTGGTTGAGCGACAAGATACGTGAGCATGGCGAGCCCTTCATCCAAGCCATGATCAAGGTGTTGCAACGTCGCTGTCCCCAGGTGACCAATGCCAAGCTACCTGAAGATCAGCTTCCCCCCAAGCAAGCTCAACTGTTGCCCGAAACCGTAACCACAATGATCAGCTGTCTGCAAGCGTGTATCAACACTTGCATGCAATCCGAAATGGTTGAAATAATCATGCAGATGGTGGCAAATGTTGCTATCATGGCGAACAAAGCGCGTGctgcacaacagcaacaacaacagcagcagcagcagcaacaacaacagcaacaggctgGTGGACCTCAAGGCTTAGTGCCACCTCCGCCAAACATTATGCGGGGACATCGTGGCATGGATTTGCCGGGTGGAGGCATTGTGCCTGGCGCTGTGCCACCACcgccgcagccacagcagccatTCTCTGCCAACCTGAATGCACAGCAAATGTTTGGACCCGGCGGCATGGATCCGTTGACCAACATGTCCAACAATCTGGCCGGCCTCAATCTTGGAGGTCCAAATGGAGCATTCAACTTTGGCGGCATGCTGA CATCTCCGTCACGACTCATGAATCCCGGCGCCAACCCCTATCCGCCCATTCCCATACAGATCCCAGCACCACCGCCACCAAATGTGGGTAATCTGGGACGTATGTTGCCAACGGGGCCACAGCCAACACCAACGACGCCAAATCCCAGCTCAGGCATGGCTGATCTGCAGATGCCCGTATCCAAGGAGGTGGAGGATGAGGCGAACTCATACTTTCAACGCATCTACAACCATCAGCCGAATCCCACGCTCTCAATCGATGAGGTGCTGGACATTCTCCAGCGCTTCAAGGAGTCGAGCAATCGTCGCGAACAGGAGGTCTTCCTTTGCATGCTGCGCAATCTCTTTGAGGAGTATCGCTTCTTTGCCCACTATCCCGAGAAGGAGTTGCAAATAACAGCGCAGCTCTTTGGCGGCATCATCGATAGGAATTTGGTGCCCACATTCGTGGCGTTGGGACTCTCGTTGCGCTGTGTGCTCGACGCTCTGCGCAAACCCGAAGGTTCCAAGCTCTATTACTTTGGTGTGACGGCACTCGATCGCTTCAAGACACGACTGCACACCTACAACAAGTACTGCGAGCACATACGCTCCATACCGCACTTTACTGACTTCCCGCAACATCTGATTCAGTATGTGGAGTACGGCATGCATGGCCAGGAGCCACCGCAGCAGAAACTGATTGGCCTCAGCAATACCATACCATCAGCCCTTGGCCAGGGAGCAGCTGATCCATTGTATCGTGCTAATTCAATGCCCG GCAATATGCCAGCTGCTTCGAATGTGCTAAAGCCACCAGTTGTGGTCTCTCATGCAACACGCATGAAGTCCATTGCGAATGCCACCAATATTGATACGCTGCTGGTTGCCAACCAGGAGGAAAAGGTGACGGTGCCACCAGAGCCGGTGCAGGACAAAACTGCGTTCATATTCAACAACCTCAGCCAGctgaatataccgcaaaagtGCGAGGAGATCAAGGAGATCATGACCAAAGAGTATTGGCCCTGGCTGGCGCAGTATTTGGTGCTGAAGCGAGCCTCCATGGAGTTCAACTTCCACACGCTCTACTACAATTTCCTTGATGCACTAAAGAATAGCGAAATCAACAGATTTGTGACGAAGGAAACGCTGCGTAACATCAAGGTGTTGTTGCGTTCCGACAAGGGTGTCATTAATTTCTCGGATCGCAGTCTGCTCAAGAATCTTGGCCATTGGCTGGGCATGATGACCCTCGGACGCAATCGTCCGATCCTGCAGATAGATTTGGATCTCAAGTCCCTGCTCGCCGAGGCTTATCACAAGGGACAGCAGGAGCTGTTGTTTGTGGTGCCATTTGTGGCCAAGATACTTGAGTCGTCGGCCAAGTCACGCATTTTTAAATCGCCCAATCCCTGGACCATGGGTATTATGTATGTGCTGGGGGAACTGCATCAGGAGCCGGATCTCAAACTGAACCTTAAGTTCGAAATCGAAGTGCTGTGCAAAACGCTCAATCTGGAGCTGGACAAATTGAAGCCAGTCATCTATCTGAAGGATCCAACGCGTGCGCTGCTCATCGAACAACAGATGTCGCAACCCAAGCCAAAGGCTGTCGAGGCGccgccacaacaacaacagcagcagcaacaaccgccgccacaacagcaacagcagcaacctcCACCGCCACCACCATCAGCTGAGGTGGATCCACAGGCTATGATGATGAACAACTCGAACGCACCAGGATCTGTGTCGTCACCCAATCTGCCCACGGATCCCAGCCAAGTGGTGTTGCCACCGCCAGAGCCACGCTACTCTTACGTCGAGGTGAACGTGACCAATTTCCAGCTGATTGCCCAGCAATTGGTGTTGCCAGCGAACATTCCGTTCCTTCACGCCAATCCCGGCATCAAGCACATCGTGGTTAATGCCATCGAACGCACAATTACCGATTGGTTGCAGCCCGTCGTTGATCGCAGCATACGCATTGCCTGCGCTACCACAGAACAGATTATACGTAAAGATTTCGCTCTGGATGCGGACGAGAATCGCATGCGCACCGCTGCCCATCAAATGGTACGCAATCTGGCCGCTGGCATGGCCATGATCACGGGCAAAGACGAAATCGCACGTGCCATCAGTCAGAATCTGCACAAGGCGTTTATTAGTGCACTCACTGGTGTGTCCAGCATGTCCGACATTCAGGCTGCATCCGTGCAGTTGGCCAACGAGAATGTGGAGCTGGTGTGCGCCTTCATACAGAAGACATCGGCAGAGAAATCGGCCCTCGAGATCGATCGACGACTGTCGACCGACTTTGAGACGAGGAAGATTGCACGCGAAGAGGGCAGTCGCTTTGTCGACGCTCAGATCTTGAGCTACCAGCAGGAGCGTCTGCCGGAGCCAGTGCGTCTCAAGGTGGGCCCAGCACCGCCCACTCTGTATGCTGTCTACTCGGAGTTTGCACGCAGCATTCCCGGATTCCAGCAGATGAGCGATCGTGACATTGCACTGTTTGTGCCGAAGCCGCAGGATTTGCAGCCACCGAATGTGTTTGCCAACGATGAGAGCAGCATGGTCTATGCCGAGGTCGCTTCCAAAATGGAAGCGTTCATGAATGCTGCTATGAATGTGCCCACACTGCAGCTGCAGGCCAGCAAGATTGCGATGCTTTTGAATGCACTGATGAACACACGTCGCTTGCGCGATCAGGAATCTGCTTTTAATCTCTTGACCCGTGCCGTTGAGGGCTTGACTGAGGGTCTGATTAATGTTCAGGATCACATGGAACAAATGAAGCTGTACCGCGATATCCACTTGCGCATTCTCAGTCTGCTGCACAACAGCTTTGGCGCCCCGAACACTGAGCGTGCGGTGACCAAGTGCTTCTTTGACATTCGCGAGGATGTGCGCTACAATGTGGAGGCGGCTCGCGCCCTGATTACATCCCACTTTGTCAACCTCAATCAGTTTGATGGTATGCTGCGCGATTGCATggacaatggcaacaactaTGTTGCCTTCTCGTTTGGCATTGCGCTGATCGAGCGTTTGATTATGGAGGATCGTGCCATCAACATTGTGTCGGACAATGAATTCATGGCTACAGTTGAGCTCCTTGGACGGCTGACACAACATCGTCATCGCTATCCCGAGTGCATTGTGAATGCTATTGAGACACTCTGGTCTGGCAATCTCAACACCAGCGACTATGGACCATTCAATCCTGGTGAGCGTTATCTCGCTGGCACATCGCATTACATTCACTCCGGCATGCATCATGTTAGG tcATGCGACACAGATGATCCGCCAGGTCTACAGGAGAAGACCGAGTTTCTGCTCAAGGATTGGGTTGCCCTTTACACACAGCAGAATCAGCAGACAACTCGCGATGCGCGCCATTTCGGTGCCTTCGTCCAGAAGATGAACACATATGGCATTTTGAAGACGGATGATCTGATTACACGTTTCTTCCGTCAGGCAACACACATTTGCACAGATGTGGTGTACCGCATGTTTGCGGAACCCAGTCTGCCCATCAACCAGGCCAAGAACAAGATATTCCAATGGATCGATGCTTTCGTGCATTTGATTGCGATGCTCGTGCGCCATTCCGGCGAAGCGGGTAACCCAACAACCAAGATCAATCTGTTGAACAAAGTGCTGGGCATTGTGCTCGGTACACTGCTGAAGGATCATGAGATGCGTGGGGTCGGCTTCCAGCAGGTTGGCTACCATCGCTTCTTCATGATGCTCTTCATGGAACTGTGCAGCGCCGATGTGAACTTGGAGTCGCTGATGCACAGCATCGTGTCGGCCTTTGCCTACACATATCATCTGCTCAATCCGAGCGTTGCGCCAGGCTTCTGCTTTGCCTGGCTGGAGCTCATCTCTCACCGCGTCTTCCTTGGCCGCATTTTGGTGCAGATACCCGGCCAGAAGGGTTGGCCTCTGTATGCCCAACTGTTGCAGGATCTCTTCAAATATCTCGCACCATTCTTGCGCAACACCGAACTGGGCAAACCCGTCCAGTTGCTCTACAAGGGCACGCTGCGCGTCCTGCTCGTGTTGCTGCACGATTTCCCAGAGTTCCTCTGCGACTATCACTTCGGCTTCTGCGACACCATACCGCCTAACTGTGTCCAGATGCGTAACATCATTCTCTCAGCCTTTCCACGCAACATGCGTCTACCCGATCCCTTCACACCCAATCTGAAAGTTGATATGCTTTCGGACAGCAGCAATGCGCCCAAGGTGTGCAGCAGCTACATCATGAACATTCAGCCGCCCAACTTTAAAAAGGATCTGGACTCTTATTTGAAGGCACGCGCTCCCGTCACATTCCTCTCGGAACTGCGTGGTCATCTGCAGGTGACCAGTGAGCCAGGCACACGCTACAACATGACGCTGATGAATGCCTTGGTCATGTACGTGGGCACCCAGGCAATTGCCCTAATCAG GAACAAGAACTTTGTGCCCAACACATCGAACATTGCGCACAGCGCACACATGGACATCTTCCAGAATCTGGCCGTTGATCTGGACACCGAGGGTCGCTATCTATTCCTGAACGCCATTGCCAATCAGTTGCGCTATCCCAACAGTCACACGCACTACTTTAGTTGTGCCGTGTTGCATTTGTTCGCCGAGGCCAACTCTGAGGCAATTCAAGAGCAGATCACACGTGTTCTGCTCGAGCGTTTGATTGTAAATCGCCCACATCCATGGGGACTGCTCATTACATTCATTGAGCTAATCAAGAACCCGATTTACAAGTTCTGGGATCATGATTTCGTGCACTGTGCACCCGAGATTACCAA